A stretch of DNA from Cetobacterium somerae ATCC BAA-474:
ATTATCTGATGTTAACTCTTTATTTATAAACTCTATATTCTCATTGTTTTTTGCTACATTGTATTCATCAATTCCACTTCCAAATGAAAATACATCCCACTTTACAGAAACTCCCCCTCTCCACTCTGCATTGTCAAAACTATTTTCAAAGTTATGACTCTCTTTTGAAGTTCCATATGTTGCAAAGGCATCAACTTGTGGTAACAAACTTGATCTTGCCACTATCTTTTCAGCTTGAGCATAATCAACTTTATTCACTGCCAATTTAGCAGATAAACTATTTGTTAGTGCTTCATCTAAATCTTTTCCAAAATCAATGCCTGATGTTAAATTCTCTGGTACTTGGAAATCCTTTAAAGTAATATCTTCGTTATTTGGAATCATTAACTTCAGTTTCAAATCCTTTTTAGCTATTTCTAAGTTTGTTTTAGTTCCAGTTATTTGTGCTTCTAAATCTAAAATAGAATACTCTGTTTTTAATAGATCAGCTTTTGTAACTAACTTTAAATTTAATTGCTCATTTTGTTTATCATATCTAGCTTGCAACTCTTTTCTAGAGCTTTCTAAAACTGTTAGATTTTTTTCAAAATTTATTATACTTGAATATAAAGAGATCATATCTAATCTCACATCTCTTTTTTCAGCCCAGAAATATAAATCAGCTATATTTTTAGATGCTTTTGCACCTAAAATTCCACCTGTTATAGCTCCACCTCTAAATAGTGGTTGATAAAGTCCAACACTTTGTGAGTAACCACTTTTTGCTCCATCACCTATCGTTCCATCAGAATTTACTATATCTATCATACTACGTGTAGTATGTTCCGCTCTTTGAAATTGACCATTATAAGTAACCTTTGGTAAAGAGGTTTTAAAAGCTCTTTTCACATTTAACTCTGCGTTCTCTTTAGAAAGTTCAGATGTTTTAATAGTTTTTCCATTTTCTAAAGCCAAGTCAATTGCACTTTCTAATGTTAATTCCCTTGAAAATGCTACTGTTGAAAACAAAACTAGCAAACCTAATAACTTTTTCATTTACTCCTCCTGAATCTATATAAATTTTTTTTACATTATTCTACTTTAACTTTGTGTATTTTTTGTGTATTAAAAAAAGTTGCAGATTTTTTTCTGCAACTTTTTTATTTACTCAACTTCACTTTCAATAGCTACATCTTTTCCACTAAAAGCCATTCCTATTTTTATAACTTTTGATACTCCATTATTTTTCATAGATGTATCGTATTTCTTTTCATTTATTTGAGCTAAAGCTTCTTTAGCTTTATCTTTAATAGAATTTTTATCCCCTATTTTAAATTCAAATATCAACCCATAATTTCTTTTATCTTTAGGCTCTAAAGCTATATCATATCTTCCATACCCACTTTCTCTATTAGAAGTTATTATATATTTATCCCCTAATGTCAAAAGCAAACCTAGCATAAAATGATGATAGTACTTTTCATTATCTCCTGTATCATGATAACTTACAGCTGAAGCATACATTTTTTTAAATCTATTCACAAATGAAGTTAGATTCCCTAAAAATAGATCTT
This window harbors:
- a CDS encoding TolC family protein codes for the protein MKKLLGLLVLFSTVAFSRELTLESAIDLALENGKTIKTSELSKENAELNVKRAFKTSLPKVTYNGQFQRAEHTTRSMIDIVNSDGTIGDGAKSGYSQSVGLYQPLFRGGAITGGILGAKASKNIADLYFWAEKRDVRLDMISLYSSIINFEKNLTVLESSRKELQARYDKQNEQLNLKLVTKADLLKTEYSILDLEAQITGTKTNLEIAKKDLKLKLMIPNNEDITLKDFQVPENLTSGIDFGKDLDEALTNSLSAKLAVNKVDYAQAEKIVARSSLLPQVDAFATYGTSKESHNFENSFDNAEWRGGVSVKWDVFSFGSGIDEYNVAKNNENIEFINKELTSDNIKLSVTKNYRELIRLQQLKDSRSKALEAATENFNIDTERYNEGLISTVDFLLSESQYRQAAVDYNSAVLDYYVAFETYRSSLI